A single Ziziphus jujuba cultivar Dongzao chromosome 11, ASM3175591v1 DNA region contains:
- the LOC125418108 gene encoding mitochondrial import inner membrane translocase subunit TIM17-2 translates to MGTPEATREPCPDRILDDIGGAFAMGAVGSSAFYFLKGLRNSPSGARFPGACQAVRMNSPRVGGGFAVWGGLFSTFDCGLVYLRQKEDPWNSIMAGAATGGLLQMRQGLPSAARSAAVGGVLLALIEGAGIMINKFAEQNQRVILEEPPPNLPALPGYPSQLPGQPGPEVALSTGSSSDSGSDSWVGGWFGGGKKKESQVPSSSGSETKVLESYDAPPVPSFEYK, encoded by the coding sequence ATGGGAACTCCGGAGGCTACGCGAGAACCCTGTCCCGATCGTATTCTTGACGACATCGGCGGTGCTTTTGCTATGGGGGCCGTCGGCAGCTCCGCTTTTTACTTTCTCAAAGGTCTCCGCAACTCCCCCAGTGGTGCTCGGTTCCCTGGCGCCTGCCAAGCCGTCAGGATGAACTCCCCTCGTGTCGGCGGCGGCTTCGCCGTCTGGGGCGGCTTGTTCTCCACTTTCGATTGCGGCTTGGTTTACCTCCGCCAAAAGGAGGATCCTTGGAACTCCATCATGGCCGGCGCCGCCACCGGCGGCTTGCTCCAGATGCGTCAGGGTCTCCCCTCAGCGGCTCGTTCGGCTGCTGTTGGTGGTGTACTGTTGGCTTTGATCGAAGGTGCTGGAATCATGATCAACAAGTTCGCTGAACAAAATCAACGGGTTATTCTTGAAGAGCCGCCGCCCAATCTGCCCGCCTTGCCTGGGTATCCGAGCCAGCTGCCGGGGCAGCCAGGTCCTGAAGTGGCGTTGTCAACTGGGTCTTCTTCCGATTCGGGTTCCGATTCGTGGGTTGGTGGGTGGTTCGGTGGTGGAAAGAAGAAAGAGTCTCAAGTACCGTCGAGTAGTGGAAGCGAAACCAAGGTTTTGGAGAGTTACGATGCACCCCCTGTGCCAAGTTTTGAGTATAAGTga